The following coding sequences are from one Stigmatopora nigra isolate UIUO_SnigA chromosome 12, RoL_Snig_1.1, whole genome shotgun sequence window:
- the valopa gene encoding vertebrate ancient long opsin a isoform X1, translating to MEALSVSVNAVSYTVAAELSPIDDPFTGPIPNIAPWNFTVLALLMFVVSTLSLSENFLVMFATYKFKQLRQPLNYIIVNLAIADFLVSLTGGLISFLTNARGYFFLGRWACVLEGFAVTFFGIVALWSLAVLSFERFFVICRPLGNIRLQAKHAVTGLLFVWIFSFVWTFPPVLGWNRYTVSKIGTTCEPDWYSTNMTDHSYIITFFSTCFILPLGLIFFCYGKLLRKLRKVSHGRLANARKPERQVTRMVVVMIIAFMVAWTPYAVFAILVTIHPTIDIDARLASIPAFFSKTAAVYNPIIYVFMNRQFRKCIIQLFTGIVAIPESNMNQTTERPGTTADSQTGEMAAIAARIPISDTNLPRSEDSPTDCGSFAQLPIPENKVCPM from the exons ATGGAGGCTTTAAGTGTGTCCGTCAACGCAGTGTCCTACACTGTGGCGGCCGAGCTGAGTCCGATCGATGACCCGTTTACCGGACCCATTCCCAATATCGCACCGTGGAACTTCACTGTTTTGGCCCTGCTTATGTTTGTGGTCAGCACTCTTTCTCTGAGCGAAAACTTCCTTGTCATGTTTGCCACCTACAAGTTTAAACAGCTCCGACAGCCGCTCAACTATATCATCGTGAACTTGGCCATTGCGGACTTTCTAGTGTCGCTCACGGGAGGACTCATAAGTTTCCTGACGAATGCCAGGGGTTATTTCTTCTTGGGTCGATGGGCTTGCGTGCTGGAAGGCTTTGCTGTCACTTTTTTCG GAATCGTAGCCCTGTGGTCTCTGGCCGTTCTGTCGTTCGAACGATTCTTCGTGATCTGCAGACCTCTCGGCAACATACGATTGCAAGCCAAACACGCCGTGACGGGTCTGCTCTTCGTCTGGATCTTTTCCTTCGTTTGGACTTTCCCCCCGGTTCTGGGCTGGAACAGATACACCGTCAGCAAGATTGGGACAACTTGTGAGCCTGACTG GTATTCAACCAACATGACTGACCACAGCTATATCATCACTTTCTTCTCCACTTGTTTCATTCTGCCTCTCGGACTTATCTTCTTCTGCTATGGGAAGCTCCTGCGTAAGCTCAGGAAG GTGTCCCATGGTCGACTAGCCAATGCCAGGAAGCCCGAGCGTCAGGTGACCCGTATGGTTGTGGTCATGATTATAGCATTCATGGTGGCATGGACACCATATGCGGTCTTTGCCATACTGGTCACAATTCATCCAACTATTGATATCGATGCGAGGTTGGCTTCCATCCCTGCATTCTTCTCCAAGACAGCTGCTGTGTACAACCCAATCATCTACGTGTTCATGAACCGGCAG TTCAGAAAGTGCATCATCCAACTCTTTACCGGCATTGTGGCCATACCGGAAAGCAACATGAATCAGACAACAGAGCGACCTGGAACTACTGCGGACAGTCAAACAGGTGAAATGGCTGCCATTGCGGCCCGTATTCCCATTAGTGATACAAATTTGCCAAGGTCTGAGGATTCTCCAACTGACTGTGGTTCCTTTGCTCAGCTCCCCATACCAGAAAACAAAGTGTGTCCTATGTAA
- the valopa gene encoding vertebrate ancient long opsin a isoform X2 — MEALSVSVNAVSYTVAAELSPIDDPFTGPIPNIAPWNFTVLALLMFVVSTLSLSENFLVMFATYKFKQLRQPLNYIIVNLAIADFLVSLTGGLISFLTNARGYFFLGRWACVLEGFAVTFFGIVALWSLAVLSFERFFVICRPLGNIRLQAKHAVTGLLFVWIFSFVWTFPPVLGWNRYTVSKIGTTCEPDWYSTNMTDHSYIITFFSTCFILPLGLIFFCYGKLLRKLRKVSHGRLANARKPERQVTRMVVVMIIAFMVAWTPYAVFAILVTIHPTIDIDARLASIPAFFSKTAAVYNPIIYVFMNRQKVHHPTLYRHCGHTGKQHESDNRATWNYCGQSNR; from the exons ATGGAGGCTTTAAGTGTGTCCGTCAACGCAGTGTCCTACACTGTGGCGGCCGAGCTGAGTCCGATCGATGACCCGTTTACCGGACCCATTCCCAATATCGCACCGTGGAACTTCACTGTTTTGGCCCTGCTTATGTTTGTGGTCAGCACTCTTTCTCTGAGCGAAAACTTCCTTGTCATGTTTGCCACCTACAAGTTTAAACAGCTCCGACAGCCGCTCAACTATATCATCGTGAACTTGGCCATTGCGGACTTTCTAGTGTCGCTCACGGGAGGACTCATAAGTTTCCTGACGAATGCCAGGGGTTATTTCTTCTTGGGTCGATGGGCTTGCGTGCTGGAAGGCTTTGCTGTCACTTTTTTCG GAATCGTAGCCCTGTGGTCTCTGGCCGTTCTGTCGTTCGAACGATTCTTCGTGATCTGCAGACCTCTCGGCAACATACGATTGCAAGCCAAACACGCCGTGACGGGTCTGCTCTTCGTCTGGATCTTTTCCTTCGTTTGGACTTTCCCCCCGGTTCTGGGCTGGAACAGATACACCGTCAGCAAGATTGGGACAACTTGTGAGCCTGACTG GTATTCAACCAACATGACTGACCACAGCTATATCATCACTTTCTTCTCCACTTGTTTCATTCTGCCTCTCGGACTTATCTTCTTCTGCTATGGGAAGCTCCTGCGTAAGCTCAGGAAG GTGTCCCATGGTCGACTAGCCAATGCCAGGAAGCCCGAGCGTCAGGTGACCCGTATGGTTGTGGTCATGATTATAGCATTCATGGTGGCATGGACACCATATGCGGTCTTTGCCATACTGGTCACAATTCATCCAACTATTGATATCGATGCGAGGTTGGCTTCCATCCCTGCATTCTTCTCCAAGACAGCTGCTGTGTACAACCCAATCATCTACGTGTTCATGAACCGGCAG AAAGTGCATCATCCAACTCTTTACCGGCATTGTGGCCATACCGGAAAGCAACATGAATCAGACAACAGAGCGACCTGGAACTACTGCGGACAGTCAAACAGGTGA